Genomic window (Psilocybe cubensis strain MGC-MH-2018 chromosome 1, whole genome shotgun sequence):
tgaagaagatcgGAATCGACGACCTATTAGGAAGGAAAGAGATGACAAAGTACATGACTCAATAATTGAAGAGCGCATCCAACGCGAAAGACCATGTCGAACTCTTTTCATTCGCAATATAAAGGCAAGTCGCCatgaaaattttttttgagttACGAATTTTGCTTCTGTTCATCAGACCTACGTATTTTTATGTATTTCAATTTAAGTGTGCTAATATACTTCCACTGCTAGTACGAAACTCCAAGCGAGGATGTGCGCCGAATATTTGAAGAACATGGTGAAATCAAGACCTTTTTTGATTTGATATCAACAAGAGGGATGGTTTTTGTTACCTATGTACGTGACGCATGTATACGGCGATTTCCGTGACCGCTGAGTATTGTGTCAATGTTTAGTTTGATCTTCGGGCAGCTGAAAGAGCACGGGAGCGTCTTCAAGGCTCGGAAATCAGTGGCCGACCAGTGAGCACAAATGAAAGCACAGATCCTTTCTCTTTAACAATACGCATATTCGCAGATCGATGTCCATTACTCTTTGCCACGGGACGACCAAAAAGGCAACGATCGcgaaaaaaatcaagtcagTAACATCTTCTCTCAGTTGAAGGGCCGTTGTTTACAACCTTTGTAGCAATTCCAAGGAACTCTTCAAGTGACTTTGCGGAATTCCGTTTCTGGTTTACCCATCGATGACAACGAAGTGCGTCGTAAATTCCAGCAATTTGGAGACGTTAAGGCCGTGAAACCTGTTGGCGATCGCATCGAGTTAGAACATTTCCGACTGTCTGTGTCAACACTATGTTGACATTCTTTTATTGCAGCTCACGTTACGTTGAATTTTACGACACAAGGGTCAGTGATTGAATTTCATTCGCAATTTTTTCCCCTGAAAGTTATGATAGGCTTGTGGTGAGGCCCATGATCGTCTGCGTCATCAGGGCCTACAAGATGGTGTAATGGACATAGTCTTTGCATGGGATGAAACTATTTCAGCTGGCCACCGGTAAGGTTTCGACGTGGATTGGATGAACGATGCGCTTATATTGTTTAGTGagggtggcggtggtggcggcCACTGGGAAGATCGTGGCGGGATGCGTGGTGGGATGAGGGGCGGTCGAGGGGGAAATCGAGGCGCCCATCGCGGCGGAAGGGGTAGAGGTGAAGATTATGATGATCGCCGTGGGGATTTTGGTCGTCAAGATCGCGACTACAGGCAACGGAATGGTCGATACGACGACGAAAACCCAGGACGTGGCGGAAGGCAAGGTGGGTACAACGACCGTTACGAAAATAACCGTGGCGGTTATGGTGGaccgccgcctcctcctcctcagtCTGGTGGTTATGGTGCCCCACCTATAAGTGGATATGGCGGAGGACCTCCAGGATATGGCATGCCTCCGGCACCTCCGCCGCCACCTCCATC
Coding sequences:
- a CDS encoding Protein MEI2-like 2, which encodes MNRHHPYGANFDHSSPGRRGNHSPAPPGDRGHRYPDRGGPPFRARGGGFQRGRGGYGHYDQGMSNQGAYDQGPSQNDFGGYNNYEPPPPNHQQSYYQNSYADSTPAHFPPSTGQSGYQDYSKFADGPGTYDEEDRNRRPIRKERDDKTYYETPSEDVRRIFEEHGEIKTFFDLISTRGMVFVTYFDLRAAERARERLQGSEISGRPIDVHYSLPRDDQKGNDREKNQQFQGTLQVTLRNSVSGLPIDDNEVRRKFQQFGDVKAVKPVGDRIELEHFRLSRYVEFYDTRACGEAHDRLRHQGLQDGVMDIVFAWDETISAGHREGGGGGGHWEDRGGMRGGMRGGRGGNRGAHRGGRGRGEDYDDRRGDFGRQDRDYRQRNGRYDDENPGRGGRQGGYNDRYENNRGGYGGPPPPPPQSGGYGAPPISGYGGGPPGYGMPPAPPPPPPSAQDDRLEQARKVQQLLAALKQPVSAPPAVPPPTSAPPMPAIPAAPPTSNSYYSQPPAQYPGPANPYGAPNAPPASVPPVNPNLANLPPNILALLQSAQQQSQQRPPPPGQAFSAPPPHLMGTPPPGAMAGAPPSSTNPQYQQLMAYLQTQATAQVPKP